One stretch of Arachis duranensis cultivar V14167 chromosome 1, aradu.V14167.gnm2.J7QH, whole genome shotgun sequence DNA includes these proteins:
- the LOC127747527 gene encoding uncharacterized protein LOC127747527, with protein sequence MDNGTQFTDSTFRSLVASMKIKHQFTSGEYPQANGQVDAANKVILAGLKKRLQEAKGDWAKELPQVLWAYRTTPQSATRKTPFRLAYGVEAMIPVEIDEQSPRVIFHDEVGNVQGTKRNLNYSLKFENKPK encoded by the coding sequence ATGGATAATGGTACACAGTTCACCGACTCAACCTTCAGAAGCTTGGTAGCCAGTATGAagataaaacaccagttcacctcagGGGAATATCCACAAGCAAACGGACAAGTCGATGCGGCCAACAAAGTTATACTAGCAGGATTGAAGAAAAGGTTGCAAGAGGCAAAGGGAGATTGGGCTAAAGAGCTTCCCCAAGTATTATGGGCTTATCGGACGACGCCCCAATCGGCCACTAGAaaaacacccttccgacttgcCTATGGCGTGGAAGCCATGATACCAGTAGAAATCGAcgagcaaagcccaagggtgaTCTTCCATGATGAGGTCGGGAACGTACAGGGCACAAAGAGGAACTTGAACTACTCCCTGAAATTCGAGAACAAGCCCAAATAA